The Candidatus Margulisiibacteriota bacterium region GGGCCAGCTACAATATCGTAATTATGCTGAAAATCTTGATCGTTTCTATTTTTCAGCACAAAATCCAGCCAATCTTTGTCCGCAGAGTCAAATTTCAAAACTTTTAACTCTACTGTTTCTAATAAATTATCCGGCGCCTCAAATACAGAAACAAAACCGCTTGTTTGATCTCGGTTTTGGCGGATTTTTACCCATCTCTTGGCTTGTTCAAAATCTGTAGTAGTATAAAATCCGCGTCCAAAATCCACCGTTCGCTTGGGGTCGGGCGTTAATATTTTCGGTTCAGGCACTGTTACTATACTTCCGTGATATAGCTTCACTTTTTTTCCTCAGCGGCAATAAAGTTTTCGATAGCCGCCAATATATAATTCCAACCCTGTGTGTGCAGCGCCTCATAATTAGCAAATAGATAGTTAATCGCGCCGGATTGTTCAAACCACTTGGCGGCAGCAGCTCCCGAAACTTTATTTTGCTTAGCGTACATTTCTATACAAAATGATACAAATTCTGTTTTTTTGGTTTCAGTATTCATTACTATATTATAACCGAAATTAGCTTGTTTAACAGAAGCTTGCTGTTTTCGTAAACGCTACCTAGTCGCTCATACGATGAATAAAGCGGACGCGGTGGCGGAAGTACTGAAACTGCTCTTCTAAAAAAAATGGGACAATTTAACGCAGCTTACGATAAATTATTAGATGTATGTTTTTGAAAAAAGCGGGTATACATATGGCGTGCCTGTGATATATACTATACTTACACTTACGGAGAA contains the following coding sequences:
- a CDS encoding DUF3990 domain-containing protein, which encodes MKLYHGSIVTVPEPKILTPDPKRTVDFGRGFYTTTDFEQAKRWVKIRQNRDQTSGFVSVFEAPDNLLETVELKVLKFDSADKDWLDFVLKNRNDQDFQHNYDIVAGPVANDRVYATLTLYESELLDVEETIHRLKTYQLVNQILFHSEKTLQYLTFVETQEIPLGDNS
- a CDS encoding DUF3791 domain-containing protein, with protein sequence MNTETKKTEFVSFCIEMYAKQNKVSGAAAAKWFEQSGAINYLFANYEALHTQGWNYILAAIENFIAAEEKK